In Salisediminibacterium beveridgei, one DNA window encodes the following:
- a CDS encoding response regulator transcription factor, with protein MNLLLIEDDLNICDLISLYIKKNGWHIRFETDGHKGLAAYYDDEPDLVIIDIMLPEINGLEVCKEIRQDDQLMPILMLTGKGETEDIVKGLETGADDYLVKPFDPHELMARIKSLARRSFPFAGDQGGFTYGNTVVHLETQSLTIQDEPVSCAPRELMLLQFLVRYQEQTLSRAQILDQIWGKSFEGDPRTVDVHMKRIREKLRKHGSDWHLITVRGVGYRLETKGGLDE; from the coding sequence ATGAATCTTTTACTGATTGAAGATGACCTGAATATCTGTGATCTGATTTCGCTTTATATCAAAAAAAACGGTTGGCATATCCGTTTTGAAACAGATGGCCACAAAGGCCTGGCAGCTTATTACGATGACGAACCGGATCTTGTCATCATTGATATCATGCTTCCTGAAATCAACGGGCTGGAAGTGTGTAAGGAAATCAGGCAGGATGATCAATTAATGCCTATCCTCATGCTGACAGGAAAAGGGGAAACCGAAGACATCGTCAAAGGGCTTGAGACAGGGGCGGATGATTATCTCGTCAAACCCTTCGATCCTCATGAGCTGATGGCCAGGATCAAATCCCTTGCAAGACGGAGCTTTCCTTTTGCCGGGGACCAGGGAGGGTTCACTTACGGTAACACGGTTGTCCATCTTGAGACACAAAGCCTGACAATTCAGGACGAGCCGGTATCCTGTGCGCCAAGGGAACTTATGCTTCTCCAATTTCTCGTCCGCTATCAGGAACAGACGTTAAGCCGGGCACAAATTCTGGATCAAATCTGGGGAAAATCCTTCGAGGGGGATCCACGGACAGTCGATGTTCATATGAAACGGATCCGGGAAAAGCTTCGGAAGCATGGTTCTGACTGGCATCTGATCACCGTGCGCGGTGTCGGATACCGCTTGGAGACAAAAGGAGGTCTTGATGAATGA
- a CDS encoding HAMP domain-containing sensor histidine kinase produces MIRSIFGKLFLSFSGIIITSFLLFGLMYLYLFHVQLYSEFEETFDNKQEEIQAQLALAETFDWSEEETELSLTVLLSGSDFDVVLYDEHTPIFAGSDDDPARHLLSSDLESIEAEGIWQEGSLNYVMAGPFPRSSLSGMTMTHTGLEEAYMQALFMIAVSFLTVILIAGFVLYFITRRMTRPLREMNTIARQMSKGDFSRQVDTKTQDEIGELGKTLNQMAVELSSIEETRKTILTNISHDLRTPLTSVKGFLIALEDGTIPDNKQRAYFLKMRKETDRVITLVNAILELTRLESGNIRLNKEHYGLIPQLEQLRSSLEQQLTERNLSMEIHTELEEPCIHADYERMNRVFENLLVNAIHFADANSAITVTLSPIEHGVSVSIHNEGKPIPDHQLPYLFDRFYKGEDARSGHSGSGIGLAIVQSIVAFHQGTVAVRSEELEGTTFIVNLPSDDQT; encoded by the coding sequence ATGATCCGGAGCATTTTCGGAAAATTATTTCTGTCTTTTTCAGGGATCATCATCACGTCTTTTCTTCTTTTCGGATTAATGTATCTCTATTTATTCCATGTTCAGCTCTATTCTGAATTCGAAGAGACTTTTGACAATAAACAAGAAGAAATCCAGGCGCAACTGGCTTTGGCAGAAACCTTTGACTGGTCTGAAGAGGAAACGGAGCTGTCATTGACCGTCCTGCTGTCAGGAAGTGACTTTGACGTAGTTTTATACGATGAGCACACCCCCATATTCGCTGGTTCTGATGACGATCCTGCCCGGCATCTTCTCTCTTCAGACCTTGAATCCATTGAAGCAGAAGGCATTTGGCAAGAAGGCAGTCTGAACTATGTCATGGCCGGCCCGTTTCCCCGCAGTTCCCTGAGCGGTATGACAATGACACATACCGGACTTGAGGAAGCCTATATGCAGGCCCTCTTCATGATTGCTGTATCCTTTTTGACAGTCATTCTGATCGCCGGATTTGTTCTGTACTTCATCACCCGTCGAATGACCCGCCCCCTGCGGGAGATGAATACCATTGCCAGGCAGATGAGCAAGGGGGATTTCTCCCGGCAGGTGGACACGAAAACCCAGGATGAAATTGGTGAACTGGGGAAAACCTTGAATCAGATGGCCGTGGAGCTTTCTTCCATCGAGGAAACACGGAAAACCATTCTGACAAACATCTCCCATGATCTGAGGACGCCGTTAACATCTGTAAAAGGGTTCCTGATCGCTCTGGAAGACGGGACCATCCCTGACAACAAACAGCGGGCGTATTTTTTAAAGATGCGTAAAGAAACCGACCGTGTCATCACCCTGGTGAACGCCATCCTCGAGCTCACCCGGCTGGAATCGGGCAATATCCGCCTGAACAAGGAACATTACGGCCTGATTCCCCAATTAGAACAGCTGAGAAGTTCACTTGAACAGCAGCTGACTGAACGGAACTTGTCGATGGAAATCCATACAGAGTTGGAAGAGCCATGTATCCATGCAGATTATGAGCGCATGAACCGGGTCTTTGAAAACCTGCTCGTCAACGCGATCCATTTCGCAGATGCCAACAGTGCAATCACCGTCACGCTTTCTCCAATAGAACACGGTGTCTCCGTGTCCATTCACAATGAAGGGAAACCGATCCCTGATCATCAGCTGCCTTATCTCTTTGACCGCTTTTATAAAGGAGAGGATGCAAGAAGCGGGCATTCCGGCTCCGGCATTGGACTGGCCATCGTGCAATCCATCGTGGCATTTCATCAGGGAACAGTGGCTGTCCGAAGTGAGGAACTGGAAGGGACCACGTTTATTGTGAACCTCCCATCAGATGACCAGACATAA
- a CDS encoding GNAT family N-acetyltransferase gives MQNFQHHRVVSMTRELANEIATWEYKEPFTFYNGEGDADTVNELLNGDYRAVLDPVSGICVGFFCFGPSAQVPSGHDAGVYHQEHLDIGLGLHPDQVGQGNGLAFLQAALHYGRVTCQKTSFRLTVATFNRPAIRVYEKAGFEMISLFYHPVENGLIEFITMEYESSS, from the coding sequence ATGCAGAATTTCCAACATCACCGCGTTGTTTCCATGACCCGAGAACTGGCCAATGAGATAGCCACCTGGGAATATAAAGAGCCTTTTACGTTTTACAATGGCGAAGGGGATGCTGACACCGTCAATGAATTACTGAATGGAGATTACAGAGCCGTTCTGGATCCTGTCTCAGGGATTTGTGTCGGCTTTTTCTGCTTTGGTCCAAGTGCCCAGGTCCCCTCGGGTCATGATGCAGGGGTGTATCATCAAGAACATCTGGACATTGGCCTGGGTCTGCACCCCGACCAGGTAGGTCAGGGTAACGGGCTCGCCTTTCTTCAGGCGGCCCTTCACTACGGCCGTGTTACATGCCAAAAAACATCCTTTCGTCTGACGGTGGCCACCTTTAACCGTCCGGCTATCCGCGTCTATGAAAAGGCCGGGTTTGAGATGATCAGCCTGTTCTACCATCCGGTCGAAAACGGTTTGATCGAATTCATTACCATGGAATACGAATCCTCCTCATGA
- a CDS encoding zinc ribbon domain-containing protein has protein sequence MALTPCPECGHSVSTRAKSCPSCGYPFMETRQAPPIIQERDWDREPQQESGITFWGVVGAVVIAIILVSWF, from the coding sequence ATGGCATTAACCCCTTGTCCGGAATGCGGACATTCAGTATCCACCAGGGCAAAAAGCTGTCCGAGCTGCGGCTATCCTTTTATGGAGACCCGGCAGGCGCCGCCGATCATTCAGGAGAGAGACTGGGACCGGGAACCGCAGCAAGAGTCCGGGATCACTTTCTGGGGTGTCGTCGGGGCTGTGGTTATCGCAATTATCCTCGTCTCCTGGTTTTAA
- a CDS encoding MBL fold metallo-hydrolase produces MFLKYFYDDALAQASYMVGCQKTGEAAVIDPSRNLKPYFDTAEKEELTITKVFETHIHADYVSGSKEMAERAMATIYYSAENGGDEFGTYEWSDDLDTVGLKDGEKVQMGKVTLEGLHTPGHTPEHMSFILTDGAASDEPIGMFTGDFLFVGDVGRPDLLEKSVGVADSAKKGAIQMFHSLQRIKNYDPSLQIWPGHGAGSACGKSLGSIPTSTLGYEIKTNPALQPENEADFSDFLLADQPTPPAYFGIMKKVNKTGAELLAEQTTPLRFGANVKKMQNLLGADVTIVDTRSREAFAASHIPGTVNIPFDSQFANWMGSLISYDRAVYFITEEHHVDDLRLAMNAIGLDRTAGYFTPLVVEQYEMAEGTADYPIISPEQAEKQLNDGDLRILDIRDHFEYETSHVKGAENLVMNDIPNRDQSELPDGPVAVYCGSGQRSAIAASLLKEKGVDVRNIKGGFMRWNQESRPVDKVEKVTG; encoded by the coding sequence ATGTTTTTGAAATATTTTTACGATGATGCGTTAGCACAAGCTTCTTATATGGTAGGGTGCCAAAAAACCGGCGAGGCAGCGGTCATTGACCCTTCAAGAAACCTTAAACCGTACTTCGACACAGCCGAGAAAGAAGAACTGACCATTACGAAAGTATTTGAAACCCATATTCATGCAGATTACGTTTCAGGTTCTAAAGAAATGGCAGAGCGGGCGATGGCTACCATTTATTATTCCGCTGAAAACGGCGGGGATGAATTCGGTACGTACGAATGGTCTGATGACCTCGATACGGTCGGTTTAAAAGATGGTGAAAAAGTCCAGATGGGTAAAGTCACCCTTGAAGGACTTCACACACCGGGGCATACGCCGGAACATATGAGTTTCATTCTGACGGACGGCGCCGCATCTGATGAGCCGATCGGCATGTTTACCGGTGACTTCCTGTTTGTCGGGGATGTGGGTCGACCGGACCTTCTGGAGAAATCCGTCGGCGTTGCCGATTCCGCCAAAAAAGGCGCCATTCAAATGTTCCACTCCCTGCAGCGGATCAAAAATTATGACCCGTCACTGCAAATCTGGCCAGGCCATGGTGCCGGCAGTGCCTGCGGGAAATCGCTCGGGTCGATTCCAACGTCAACACTCGGGTATGAGATCAAAACAAATCCGGCCCTTCAGCCAGAAAATGAAGCCGATTTTTCCGATTTTCTATTGGCGGATCAGCCGACACCACCAGCCTACTTCGGCATAATGAAAAAGGTGAACAAAACCGGCGCAGAGCTTCTTGCTGAGCAGACCACGCCGCTTCGGTTTGGTGCGAATGTTAAAAAAATGCAGAACCTGCTTGGCGCTGATGTCACGATCGTTGACACAAGAAGCCGTGAAGCCTTCGCTGCGTCGCATATTCCTGGCACGGTGAATATCCCGTTTGATTCGCAGTTTGCCAACTGGATGGGGTCACTCATCTCTTATGACCGTGCGGTGTATTTCATTACCGAAGAGCATCACGTCGATGATTTGCGCCTCGCGATGAATGCTATCGGACTCGACCGCACAGCCGGTTACTTTACACCGCTTGTCGTCGAACAATACGAAATGGCTGAAGGGACGGCCGATTATCCGATTATCAGCCCCGAGCAGGCAGAGAAGCAGCTGAACGACGGAGATCTGCGAATTCTCGATATCCGGGATCACTTTGAATACGAGACGTCACACGTCAAAGGTGCGGAGAATCTCGTGATGAATGACATTCCAAATCGGGACCAGAGTGAACTACCTGATGGGCCAGTTGCGGTTTACTGCGGTTCCGGACAACGTTCCGCCATCGCAGCCAGCCTGTTGAAAGAAAAAGGCGTGGATGTGCGTAACATCAAAGGCGGATTCATGCGCTGGAATCAAGAAAGCCGGCCAGTAGACAAGGTAGAGAAAGTGACGGGTTGA
- the ric gene encoding iron-sulfur cluster repair di-iron protein, producing the protein MSIQENSLVKDIVIQVPGADDLFKHNRIDFCCNGNRPLNEAAAEKEVDIAELMNRLSDLQNQAAKRQAATNFAWEDIRTEKLIDHIVFHHHDFLREEFKELEFYVTKIAKVHGGDQPNLIKVHELFQLLKQEMLEHVKNEEELLFPAIIRYEETKTAEAYQAVADQVQGFEDEHSAAGDLLREIRETANDYITPESSCMTFRRTFQRLEAIESDTFQHIHLENNILFPRVVEQTTV; encoded by the coding sequence ATGAGTATTCAGGAAAACAGTCTCGTCAAAGACATCGTCATACAGGTGCCGGGAGCAGATGACTTATTTAAACACAACCGCATCGATTTCTGTTGCAACGGCAACCGCCCCTTGAATGAAGCAGCGGCCGAAAAAGAGGTGGATATTGCGGAGTTGATGAACCGTCTGAGTGATTTACAGAACCAGGCAGCAAAGCGGCAAGCTGCAACAAACTTTGCATGGGAAGATATCCGAACTGAAAAGCTGATTGATCACATTGTGTTCCATCATCACGATTTTCTCCGGGAAGAATTTAAAGAGCTGGAGTTCTACGTGACGAAAATTGCAAAAGTACACGGCGGGGATCAACCCAACCTGATCAAAGTGCATGAGCTGTTTCAACTGCTGAAGCAGGAAATGCTTGAGCATGTGAAAAATGAAGAAGAACTGCTTTTCCCGGCAATCATCCGCTATGAAGAGACGAAAACCGCTGAGGCCTATCAGGCAGTTGCAGATCAGGTTCAGGGATTCGAAGACGAGCACAGCGCCGCAGGTGATCTGCTGAGAGAAATTCGCGAAACAGCGAACGATTATATCACTCCGGAATCTTCATGCATGACGTTCCGGCGAACGTTCCAGCGGCTCGAAGCGATTGAATCAGATACGTTCCAACACATTCATTTAGAGAACAATATCCTTTTCCCACGTGTAGTGGAACAGACAACTGTATAA
- a CDS encoding DUF438 domain-containing protein — protein MSEVLNNRETLTVERTDKQEKLKAIIRKLHDGASVEDVKREFEETVGNISVAEISRMEQALMEEDQIPVSEVQRLCSVHTEVFKGSIDEIHGTDGVTFEPGHPVHTFMHENRELEHKVSFQLSLHKDRYMRMAEEEEEERQVLIDDLTELLAIDVHYSRKENLLFPYLEQYGIYGPTQVMWGVDDRIREAVKEARALLMENDHPDAEDLDEKLQYIIDEINEMIFKEENILFPMAMEHLTEDEWLKIEREGNVIGYMFIDPPVRWLPERADLTSGEHFLKDGTIQLETGILKVDQLEMMMNHLPLDITYIDENDIVRYYSHGKNPIFARTKTVIGRSVQNCHPPKSAHLVEDLLDAFKSGKKEEEDFWISFRGRYIHIRYFAVRDEDGTYRGTLEMKQDIAPLQEITGEKRLMS, from the coding sequence ATGAGTGAAGTACTTAATAACCGCGAAACATTGACGGTGGAGCGGACGGATAAACAGGAAAAGTTGAAGGCGATCATCCGGAAATTGCACGACGGAGCGAGCGTCGAGGACGTGAAGCGGGAATTTGAAGAAACCGTCGGGAACATCAGCGTGGCGGAAATTTCCCGTATGGAACAGGCCCTGATGGAGGAAGATCAGATCCCCGTCTCTGAAGTGCAGCGTCTGTGCTCGGTGCACACGGAAGTATTCAAAGGCTCCATTGATGAGATTCATGGCACTGACGGCGTGACATTTGAACCTGGTCATCCGGTGCATACGTTTATGCATGAAAACCGGGAGCTTGAACACAAAGTGTCATTTCAGCTGAGTCTGCATAAAGACCGTTACATGAGGATGGCTGAAGAAGAAGAAGAAGAGCGTCAGGTGCTGATCGATGATCTGACGGAACTTTTGGCCATCGATGTCCACTACAGCCGAAAGGAAAATCTCTTGTTTCCTTATCTTGAGCAGTATGGAATTTACGGCCCGACGCAGGTGATGTGGGGCGTGGACGACCGGATCCGTGAAGCGGTTAAGGAAGCGCGGGCACTGCTGATGGAAAACGACCATCCGGATGCAGAAGATCTCGACGAAAAACTGCAGTACATCATCGATGAAATCAACGAAATGATCTTCAAGGAAGAAAACATACTTTTTCCGATGGCCATGGAGCATCTGACAGAAGATGAGTGGCTCAAAATCGAACGGGAAGGAAACGTCATCGGCTATATGTTCATTGATCCGCCGGTCCGCTGGTTGCCTGAACGGGCAGACCTCACCAGTGGCGAACACTTTCTGAAAGACGGAACCATTCAGCTTGAGACAGGCATTCTCAAAGTCGATCAGCTGGAGATGATGATGAATCACCTGCCGCTCGATATCACATACATTGATGAAAATGATATCGTGCGTTATTATTCCCACGGGAAAAATCCGATTTTCGCCCGGACGAAAACCGTGATCGGCCGGTCCGTTCAGAACTGTCACCCGCCAAAAAGTGCGCATCTTGTGGAAGACCTGCTGGACGCATTCAAGTCAGGGAAAAAAGAGGAAGAAGATTTCTGGATTTCGTTCAGAGGCCGCTATATTCACATCCGTTACTTTGCGGTCCGCGATGAGGACGGGACTTATCGTGGCACATTGGAAATGAAGCAGGACATTGCCCCCCTTCAGGAAATCACCGGTGAAAAACGGTTGATGAGCTGA
- a CDS encoding DUF1858 domain-containing protein: MAKGTVDLSKTVLELCEEHEAFPETMKTLGFDQITKPGMLQSMGRIMTIPKGCRAKGKDLEDVKEQLRDMGYTVSDSTKEVLS; the protein is encoded by the coding sequence ATGGCAAAAGGAACCGTGGATTTATCTAAAACCGTTTTGGAACTGTGCGAAGAGCATGAGGCGTTTCCCGAAACGATGAAAACACTAGGGTTCGATCAGATCACAAAACCCGGCATGCTCCAGTCGATGGGTCGGATCATGACGATTCCGAAAGGGTGTCGTGCCAAGGGAAAGGATCTTGAAGACGTCAAAGAGCAGTTGAGGGATATGGGTTATACAGTCAGCGATTCCACAAAGGAGGTACTGTCATGA
- a CDS encoding iron-containing alcohol dehydrogenase, translating into MIYEAACRTVQYSLKTVSPVMPWREPELMIGENALDQLPRRVAQEGITKVLVVTDEGIMTTGMVERLCSGLSVHNVASRIFSGTVPNPTITNVEEARDAYVNGGCEGIIAIGGGSPIDCAKAVGARVAWPKRSIPSMKGLLKIWKSTPFTAVVPTTAGTGSEATIASVISNPETHEKYALMDYALLPDVAVLDPLLTTGLPGSITAMTGMDALTHAVEAHLNRGVPDEVRATALEAIDLIFNYLPVAYEDGGNVFARKQMQYAAYLAGNAFTKAYVGYVHALAHPLSGYYNVPHGLANAIILPHVLRYYGTHAESRLAEISNFTGLMDESATDREKAKAVIRHIEKLKQAMAIPVSTSVIQDQDLPDMVKRAVAEANPLYPVPVILREKELTELYNLIRA; encoded by the coding sequence ATGATCTATGAAGCAGCGTGCAGAACGGTACAATATTCGCTCAAAACCGTTTCACCGGTGATGCCCTGGCGGGAACCGGAACTGATGATCGGCGAAAATGCGCTGGATCAGTTGCCGAGGCGCGTCGCACAGGAAGGCATCACGAAGGTTCTGGTCGTGACGGATGAAGGCATAATGACTACCGGGATGGTAGAACGGCTCTGCTCCGGTCTGTCTGTTCACAATGTAGCATCGCGCATTTTTTCCGGTACCGTCCCGAATCCGACAATCACAAATGTTGAGGAAGCAAGAGATGCCTATGTCAATGGAGGCTGTGAGGGAATCATCGCCATTGGCGGCGGCTCCCCGATCGACTGTGCCAAAGCCGTCGGAGCAAGGGTTGCCTGGCCGAAAAGGAGCATCCCTTCCATGAAAGGGTTATTGAAAATCTGGAAGTCGACCCCGTTTACCGCCGTGGTTCCCACCACTGCGGGGACCGGAAGTGAAGCGACCATCGCTTCAGTCATCTCCAACCCGGAAACCCATGAGAAATATGCCTTGATGGATTATGCCCTGCTTCCGGATGTTGCCGTTCTCGACCCGCTTCTCACAACCGGACTGCCTGGATCGATTACGGCGATGACTGGAATGGACGCCCTGACACACGCAGTGGAAGCGCATTTGAACCGGGGTGTACCTGACGAAGTGCGCGCCACTGCACTTGAAGCCATCGATCTGATCTTCAACTATCTTCCGGTTGCTTATGAGGACGGTGGCAATGTATTCGCCCGTAAACAGATGCAGTATGCAGCCTATCTTGCAGGAAATGCTTTTACAAAAGCTTACGTAGGTTATGTTCATGCACTTGCACATCCACTGAGCGGTTATTACAATGTACCGCACGGCCTGGCCAATGCGATCATTCTTCCCCACGTCCTTCGCTATTACGGCACGCATGCCGAGAGCCGGCTTGCTGAAATCAGCAACTTCACCGGTCTGATGGATGAGAGTGCCACAGACAGGGAGAAGGCGAAAGCCGTCATCCGGCATATTGAAAAGCTGAAGCAGGCGATGGCGATCCCGGTCAGCACTTCGGTCATTCAGGATCAGGATTTGCCGGACATGGTGAAACGTGCAGTCGCGGAAGCCAATCCACTGTATCCCGTTCCCGTGATTCTTCGTGAAAAAGAGTTGACTGAACTGTACAACCTCATCCGGGCGTGA
- a CDS encoding PQQ-dependent sugar dehydrogenase, with protein sequence MNHQLYGITALLIGLMLFMAGCQPANNTTAEPDSVQETDPETNNEETEMDNHEGENENEDAENNHQENSADDESSIPILEMTTGDWSVETVAENLEVPWSLQKSGHTFYLTDRDGHILEVENGDVERFELETSDPVAHEGEGGLLGFLLADDFDESKEAFAYYTYMGQSALQNRVIQVSHDNGSWQETAILLDEIPGDRIHNGGRLAIGPDDYLYVTTGDANVPSLSQDEENLAGKILRMTQGGEVPDDNPFDGSFVYSTGHRNPQGLSWASDGTMYSSEHGPTAQDEINIIEPGLNYGWPEIEGDESRDGMEDPAIHSGSETWAPSGTAVYDDHLLVTGLRGSALYVYDEEAEELREIYGGEGRLRDVYVEDEHIYLITNNTDGRGDPAANDDRILRLSWNDE encoded by the coding sequence ATGAACCATCAATTGTACGGGATCACCGCTTTGCTGATCGGACTCATGCTCTTCATGGCAGGTTGTCAACCAGCCAACAACACTACTGCAGAACCTGACAGCGTTCAGGAAACAGATCCTGAAACTAATAACGAGGAAACCGAAATGGACAATCACGAAGGGGAGAATGAGAACGAGGATGCAGAAAATAATCACCAGGAGAATAGCGCAGATGACGAATCAAGCATCCCGATTCTTGAGATGACAACGGGTGACTGGTCAGTGGAGACAGTCGCCGAGAATCTGGAAGTGCCATGGTCCCTTCAGAAATCCGGCCATACGTTTTATTTAACCGACCGGGATGGTCACATTCTGGAAGTGGAAAACGGGGATGTGGAGCGCTTTGAGCTCGAAACGTCCGATCCTGTAGCGCATGAGGGGGAGGGTGGCCTCCTTGGTTTTTTACTGGCGGATGATTTCGATGAATCCAAAGAAGCGTTTGCCTATTACACGTATATGGGGCAGTCGGCTCTTCAGAACCGCGTGATCCAGGTGTCGCATGACAACGGCAGCTGGCAGGAAACGGCTATTCTCCTCGATGAGATTCCCGGAGACCGGATTCATAACGGCGGCAGACTGGCCATTGGACCTGACGATTATTTGTATGTCACCACCGGGGATGCCAACGTTCCGTCATTGTCACAGGACGAAGAGAACCTTGCCGGAAAGATACTCCGGATGACACAGGGCGGTGAAGTACCCGACGATAATCCGTTTGATGGTTCGTTTGTATACTCGACAGGACACCGGAATCCGCAAGGCCTGTCCTGGGCAAGCGATGGCACGATGTACAGCTCAGAGCACGGTCCAACGGCACAGGATGAAATCAATATCATTGAACCTGGGTTGAATTACGGCTGGCCAGAGATCGAAGGCGATGAATCGAGAGACGGCATGGAAGATCCGGCGATTCACAGTGGCTCAGAGACATGGGCCCCCTCAGGAACAGCGGTGTATGATGATCATCTGCTCGTGACGGGTCTAAGAGGCAGTGCCCTGTATGTCTATGATGAAGAAGCCGAAGAGCTTCGTGAGATCTATGGCGGGGAGGGACGCCTTCGCGATGTGTATGTGGAAGATGAGCACATTTATCTGATCACGAACAATACGGATGGTCGTGGAGATCCTGCAGCCAATGATGACCGGATCTTACGATTAAGCTGGAACGATGAATAA
- a CDS encoding transcription repressor NadR, which produces MKLTARERRNDMIRLLQKQKEAPISGSQLANHFSVSRQVVVQDMSLLKAGGHPVLATSQGYVWRGAPNNQQYERIVVCQHRPEESEQELTLLVDHGITVKDVMIEHPVYGELTGQLMVKSRKDVERFVSQMNSAQASYLSELTDGIHMHTLEADSEDDFDAAAKALEQAGFLVTSDS; this is translated from the coding sequence ATGAAATTAACAGCCAGGGAACGACGAAATGACATGATCCGTCTCTTGCAAAAACAGAAGGAAGCACCGATTTCAGGCAGTCAGCTGGCCAATCATTTCAGTGTCAGCCGTCAAGTGGTTGTGCAGGACATGTCACTTTTGAAAGCAGGAGGTCATCCTGTGCTTGCCACAAGTCAAGGGTATGTCTGGCGGGGAGCACCAAACAATCAGCAGTATGAACGGATTGTCGTTTGTCAGCACCGGCCGGAGGAATCTGAACAGGAACTGACCCTGCTTGTGGACCACGGCATTACGGTGAAGGACGTCATGATTGAACATCCGGTTTACGGTGAATTGACGGGGCAACTCATGGTGAAATCAAGAAAAGATGTGGAGCGCTTCGTCAGTCAGATGAACAGCGCCCAGGCGTCTTATTTATCTGAACTGACCGATGGCATTCATATGCACACCCTTGAAGCGGACTCAGAGGATGATTTCGATGCAGCCGCTAAAGCACTTGAACAGGCCGGTTTCCTTGTCACCAGCGATTCATAA
- a CDS encoding cysteine desulfurase family protein yields MIYLDCAATTQMTNDAMEAWLYVQRHAFANSNSLHEPGDEAKQILTSSMSRIASLLGAEPGCCHLTSGGTEANGIALRHHWLKRKARFQTPHLITTTVEHPSVSRFFQEKEREGVAVTWLNPDQSGRITPEAVQAALTDRTLLVSVHLVQAETGIMQPVREIGQLLHNQQIAFHVDAVQAFGKIPLDVSKGDPVCDSLSVSAHKIHGPKGTGCLWMIDSEGQKLVQGTVNIAGAAALAEAISPYLEPGEIQRRLSMNRQKREAFLEQLAPFGDRLGVEGTEDEWQLPTVIGMHIAGLQGQKLLTALDRYGIAIATGSACQAGKTDGSVMMQALYPEDLDKRTRFIRISFDSDTAMADLAFAAERILEEGGFQS; encoded by the coding sequence ATGATCTATCTCGACTGTGCGGCTACGACGCAAATGACGAACGACGCCATGGAAGCCTGGCTTTACGTGCAGCGTCACGCCTTTGCCAACAGTAACAGCCTGCACGAACCAGGTGATGAAGCGAAACAGATTCTCACTTCATCCATGTCACGGATTGCCTCATTGCTGGGGGCTGAACCGGGGTGTTGCCATCTCACCAGCGGAGGCACAGAAGCGAACGGCATCGCGCTCAGGCATCACTGGCTGAAAAGAAAAGCACGTTTTCAGACACCGCACCTTATCACAACCACCGTGGAACATCCTTCTGTATCGCGTTTTTTCCAGGAAAAAGAGAGAGAGGGTGTGGCAGTGACCTGGCTCAACCCGGATCAATCCGGACGGATTACGCCCGAAGCGGTGCAGGCTGCTTTGACCGATCGGACCCTGCTCGTTTCTGTTCATCTCGTGCAAGCAGAAACAGGCATCATGCAGCCGGTTAGGGAGATCGGCCAACTTCTTCACAATCAACAGATTGCTTTTCATGTCGATGCAGTTCAGGCTTTTGGGAAAATTCCGCTCGATGTGTCAAAAGGGGACCCCGTATGCGACAGTCTGTCGGTTTCGGCTCATAAGATTCACGGTCCGAAAGGGACGGGGTGCCTCTGGATGATAGACAGTGAAGGTCAGAAACTGGTACAGGGAACAGTCAATATTGCAGGCGCTGCAGCTTTGGCAGAGGCCATTTCACCTTATCTTGAACCAGGGGAAATACAACGCAGACTGAGCATGAATCGGCAGAAACGGGAGGCTTTTCTTGAGCAACTGGCTCCTTTCGGAGACCGTCTTGGCGTGGAAGGTACAGAGGATGAATGGCAACTGCCCACAGTGATCGGTATGCACATTGCCGGCTTACAGGGACAAAAACTCTTAACGGCGCTGGACCGGTACGGGATTGCCATTGCCACTGGGAGTGCGTGTCAGGCAGGGAAGACTGATGGTTCTGTTATGATGCAGGCGTTGTATCCTGAAGACCTTGACAAACGGACCCGTTTTATCCGCATTTCATTTGATTCTGATACAGCGATGGCTGATTTGGCATTCGCAGCAGAGCGTATTTTAGAAGAAGGAGGGTTTCAATCATGA